Proteins co-encoded in one Flavobacterium sp. M31R6 genomic window:
- a CDS encoding sodium/sugar symporter has protein sequence MSQNLAFADYAVFIIYFVVVSTYGYMIYRKREKNEHDAKAYFLAEGTLTWWAIGASLIASNISAEQFIGMSGEGFFLGVAVAAYEWIAAIALIIIAIWFIPVYLKNKIYTMPQFLKTRYNESTALIMAVFWLFLYVFVNLTSILYLGAVAINGLAGGEYLHAIMIGLAVFALLISLGGMKVVAYTDVIQVAVLIIGGLVTSYIALTTVGHYFGFGQDAIAGFKVLMEKAPEHFKMIIPRPTATSSQLEINKYLTFPGMMSYLAGIWIINLNYWGCNQYITQRALGADLQTARTGILFAGMLKLLMPLIVMLPGIAAFVLYENGHLPHLVGGKDGAYSAMLTFLPTGLKGLSVAALTAAIVASLAGKVNSISTIYTLDVHKKYIQKSATDRAQVNIGKYAVFAAMVLAVMFTWNDLLGIGGVGGFTYIQKYTGFISPGVFAMFILGMFWKRTTGTAAIVGVISGFLLSVFFNEFAPAILGNETLLYTAWPNGKGGFEIPFHICMGLSFLFTMLLMVGISFAGPKVNPKAFELDTEMFKVKPQTTVLIVITLLIICALYVKFW, from the coding sequence ATGAGCCAGAACCTCGCTTTTGCGGATTACGCAGTATTTATTATTTATTTTGTCGTGGTATCCACTTATGGATACATGATTTATCGCAAGCGTGAAAAAAACGAACACGATGCCAAAGCTTACTTCCTTGCAGAAGGAACATTAACTTGGTGGGCTATCGGAGCTTCATTGATCGCTTCAAACATTTCGGCTGAACAATTTATTGGGATGAGTGGTGAAGGATTCTTTTTGGGAGTCGCTGTTGCTGCATATGAGTGGATTGCCGCTATTGCTTTGATAATCATCGCGATTTGGTTTATTCCTGTTTATTTGAAAAACAAGATTTATACCATGCCTCAATTTTTGAAAACAAGATATAACGAATCAACGGCTTTAATTATGGCTGTTTTTTGGTTGTTTTTATATGTTTTTGTTAACTTGACTTCTATTTTATACTTGGGAGCTGTTGCTATTAACGGACTTGCAGGTGGTGAATATTTGCATGCAATTATGATTGGTTTGGCTGTTTTTGCTTTGCTTATCTCTTTGGGAGGTATGAAAGTGGTAGCGTATACTGACGTAATTCAGGTAGCGGTTTTAATCATTGGTGGATTGGTAACCTCTTACATTGCTTTGACTACTGTTGGACACTATTTTGGTTTTGGTCAAGATGCAATCGCTGGTTTCAAAGTATTAATGGAAAAAGCACCGGAGCATTTCAAAATGATTATTCCAAGACCTACGGCTACATCTTCTCAATTGGAAATCAATAAGTATCTTACTTTCCCAGGAATGATGTCTTATTTGGCGGGTATTTGGATTATCAATCTTAACTATTGGGGTTGTAATCAATACATCACTCAAAGAGCTTTGGGAGCTGATTTGCAAACGGCTCGTACTGGTATTTTATTTGCAGGTATGTTGAAATTATTAATGCCCCTTATCGTTATGTTGCCTGGTATTGCTGCTTTTGTTTTATATGAAAACGGACATTTACCACATTTAGTTGGTGGAAAAGATGGAGCTTATTCTGCAATGTTGACGTTCCTTCCTACAGGTTTAAAAGGATTATCTGTTGCAGCTTTGACAGCAGCTATTGTAGCCTCTTTGGCCGGTAAAGTAAACAGTATCTCTACTATTTATACTTTGGACGTACACAAAAAATATATTCAAAAAAGTGCTACCGATAGAGCTCAGGTAAATATTGGGAAATACGCTGTTTTTGCAGCGATGGTTCTTGCAGTTATGTTTACTTGGAATGATTTATTAGGAATTGGTGGTGTGGGTGGTTTCACTTACATCCAAAAATATACTGGATTTATTAGCCCAGGGGTATTTGCAATGTTTATTCTTGGGATGTTCTGGAAAAGAACAACGGGTACAGCTGCAATTGTAGGTGTGATTTCCGGGTTCTTATTATCGGTATTTTTCAATGAATTTGCTCCTGCAATACTTGGAAACGAAACTTTGTTGTATACGGCTTGGCCTAATGGAAAAGGTGGTTTTGAGATTCCATTCCATATCTGTATGGGATTGTCATTCTTGTTTACTATGCTTCTAATGGTTGGAATCAGTTTTGCTGGACCAAAAGTGAATCCAAAAGCATTCGAATTGGATACTGAAATGTTTAAAGTTAAACCGCAAACAACAGTATTGATTGTAATTACATTATTGATTATTTGTGCTTTGTACGTGAAGTTCTGGTAA
- a CDS encoding DinB family protein: MTINKSKNAVNALLSEYRKVIVELQNVIQNIPDEKLIMPITSATNDEDCKSIQTILAHVVNSGYGYCVYIRNLREGTIERPKKEIRKSTEEYKTDLNNVLLYTYETFDTIYDSDLESFNDLEKIKTSWGQVYDIEQLFEHAIVHILRHRRQIENFKTTLEI; the protein is encoded by the coding sequence ATGACTATAAATAAAAGTAAAAATGCTGTAAATGCGCTGCTTTCCGAATACAGAAAAGTAATCGTAGAATTGCAAAATGTCATTCAGAATATCCCTGACGAAAAGTTAATTATGCCGATTACTTCAGCAACTAATGACGAAGATTGTAAATCAATTCAAACCATACTTGCCCATGTAGTGAATTCCGGATATGGATATTGTGTTTATATTCGAAATTTGAGAGAAGGGACTATTGAACGTCCAAAGAAAGAAATTCGAAAATCTACAGAAGAATATAAAACTGATTTAAATAATGTCCTTTTATATACTTATGAGACGTTTGACACTATTTATGACAGTGATCTAGAAAGCTTCAATGACTTAGAAAAAATAAAAACATCTTGGGGACAAGTCTATGATATTGAACAATTATTTGAACATGCAATCGTGCATATTTTAAGACATCGAAGACAAATAGAAAATTTCAAAACAACATTAGAAATTTAG
- a CDS encoding NUDIX domain-containing protein: MNKDIKEPAIEGVTIDCVIFGFNKESLEILLVQHAEGESVGKWGLLGGWLRKEESADDAAQRILYELTSLDNIYLEQLKAFTNPNRVSGRRVLTIAYYTLVNREDYNIKASVTLREAKWFKINDIPNLIFDHNEILDFSLLQLRNRVRQAPIGFNLLPEKFTLLQLMHLYEEILGIELDKSNFRRKILHMKLLVPLDEKQQDVSHRAAKLYKFDPEIYEKLTEKGFNFEF; encoded by the coding sequence ATGAATAAAGACATTAAGGAACCAGCTATTGAGGGCGTAACTATTGACTGTGTCATTTTTGGATTTAACAAAGAAAGTCTTGAAATACTTTTGGTGCAACATGCAGAGGGAGAGAGCGTAGGGAAATGGGGACTTCTTGGAGGGTGGCTACGAAAAGAAGAAAGTGCCGATGATGCCGCACAACGAATTTTGTATGAACTAACCAGTCTTGACAACATCTATTTAGAGCAATTAAAGGCTTTTACCAATCCAAATCGTGTAAGCGGAAGAAGGGTTCTAACCATTGCCTACTATACATTGGTAAATCGAGAAGACTATAATATAAAAGCCAGTGTTACCTTAAGAGAAGCGAAATGGTTTAAAATTAATGACATACCAAATTTAATTTTTGACCACAACGAAATTTTAGATTTTAGTTTATTGCAATTGCGTAATCGGGTACGCCAAGCTCCTATTGGCTTTAATCTTTTACCCGAGAAGTTTACATTATTACAATTAATGCATCTTTACGAAGAAATATTAGGGATTGAATTGGACAAATCTAATTTTCGCAGAAAAATTTTACACATGAAATTATTGGTTCCATTGGATGAAAAACAACAAGATGTTTCGCATAGAGCCGCAAAATTGTACAAATTTGATCCAGAAATTTACGAGAAACTTACCGAAAAAGGATTTAATTTCGAATTTTAG
- a CDS encoding NUDIX domain-containing protein has translation MSRKIIDRDLIQIVEQSAMNAITIDCVIFGFDNGILEVLLVQHAEGISKGKWGLPGGWIKKKESTDDAAHRLLAELTGMDNIYLEQLKAFGEPDRFPLRRVITIGYYALVKREDYNIKAGFTASDAKWYKINEIPDLIYDHNEILAYSIKNLRNRVRQAPLGFNLLPEKFTLLQLMHLYEEILGIEMDKSNFRRKILHMKLLVPLDEKQQDVSHRAAQLYKFDPEIYEKLTEKGFNFEF, from the coding sequence ATGAGCAGAAAAATTATAGATAGGGATCTAATACAAATTGTGGAGCAATCTGCCATGAATGCCATTACTATTGACTGTGTTATATTTGGATTTGACAACGGTATACTAGAAGTACTTTTAGTACAACACGCCGAGGGTATCAGCAAAGGAAAATGGGGATTACCTGGTGGTTGGATAAAAAAGAAAGAGAGTACAGATGACGCCGCCCACCGTTTACTGGCCGAACTTACCGGAATGGACAATATTTACCTTGAACAGCTAAAAGCTTTTGGGGAACCGGACCGTTTCCCTCTTAGAAGGGTTATTACCATTGGTTATTATGCTTTAGTAAAAAGAGAAGATTACAATATTAAAGCAGGCTTTACGGCTTCGGATGCCAAATGGTATAAGATTAATGAAATTCCAGATTTAATTTATGACCATAACGAAATCCTAGCTTACAGTATAAAAAACCTCCGCAATAGAGTGCGCCAAGCTCCATTGGGCTTCAATTTGCTACCCGAAAAATTCACTTTATTGCAACTCATGCATTTGTATGAAGAAATTTTAGGAATCGAAATGGATAAATCCAATTTCCGCAGAAAAATTCTTCACATGAAATTACTGGTTCCTTTGGATGAAAAACAACAAGATGTATCTCATCGTGCCGCTCAATTATATAAATTTGACCCAGAAATTTACGAGAAACTTACCGAAAAAGGATTTAATTTTGAATTTTAA